TATTCTCCTCTTTCGGCAATTTTTCCTGGATATTCCCCAGGATCTCATAGATGCCGCCCGGATTGACGGATGCAATGACCTGATGATTCTGTTCAGGATTTTCTGGCCCCTTTCCCGGCCTGTGATTATCACTGTGGGCATTCTTTCCTTTATGGGAAGCTGGAATGATGTGTTATGGCCATTAATTGTGATCCGTGTCCGGGAATTGATGACCATGCCCCAGATGGTCACTCTATTTGCCGTAGGTGGTCAGGCGGAAGCCCAGCTCGGGGCCGAACTGGCGGCGGCAACACTCCTGGCAATCCCCATTATTTTGGTCTATGCTTTCTTCCAGAGATATTTCATTGAAAGTATGGCAACAACGGGGTTAAAAAACTAATGATGAAAGCCATACAATTTAACGGAAAGAGCCTGAATCCCATTGAGCGGGATCTTCGGGATCCCAGAAGCCATGAGGTTTTGCTTCGGGTCCAGGCCTGTGGAATTTGCGGGACGGATATCAAAATCCTGAAGGGTGAATCTGAAGCCAGTCCCCCCGTAATTCTGGGGCATGAATTCTGCGGTATTGTTGAAGAGACGGGCACACAGGTCACCTCTGTCAAACCTGGTGATTCTATCAGTGTGGATCCCAATATTGCATGCGGACAATGCCGCTTCTGCAGGAAAGGAAAGGTCCATCTCTGCGAAAATCTGACAGCTCTGGGTGTGAACATTGACGGCGGATTTGCCACACACTGCTTCGTTCCTGAAAGCCAGTGTTACCATATCCCACCGGATTTGCCCCCTGAGCAGGCAGCTTTGATGGAGCCCCTCTCCTGTGCACTCTATGGTTTTCAAAAAGCAGAGATTCATTCCGGAGATGCCGTAGTTGTTGTAGGCGGCGGAATGATTGGGCTTCTTATGCTGAAACTTGTCATGCTTTCTCCGGCACGCATGGTTCTTCTGGTGGAACCCGATGAAAGCAGGAGAAATTCCGGGATATCACTTGGGGCGGACGCGGCTTTCAACCCTCATGACCTTCGTCTTCAGGAAAAAATCCGCACATTAACCCGGGGCGGAGCTGATTGTGTGATAGAATGCGTGGGAAACATCCAGGCTGTTAAAACGGCATATTCCCTCTTAAACCGTGGAGGACATTTAATCCTGTTTGGTGTTCCACATCCTGAAGAATCTTTTGCCTTATATCCGTATGAACTCTTTAAAAATGATATCCGGATCAGCGGCTCATTTCTTAATCCGGAAACGTTTCAAGTCGCCATCGATTTGGTACAATCGAAAAAGATCACATTAGATGATATTGAAATAAAAACATTCTCACTGGGGGAGATTAAACAAGCCATCGAGAATCAAACCGAACACAAAAGCCTGAAAACCGTTGTAACCATGAAACCGTAAAGACAGGACACAGAAGCAATGATCACACTACACAGAATTTCAAAAGACCCGGTTTTTTTACCCGATCCGGAACATGAATGGGAACGGGCGGCCGTTTTCAATGCAGGGGCTGTATACGAAAACGGACGATTCCATATGATTTACAGAGCCACCAACATCGGTGGCCATGCCCGTTATGGCGAATATATAAATCAACTGGGATATGCCACAAGTGATGATCTGATTCACTGGGAAAGGCGGCAAGAACCGATTGTAAAAAATGACGTCCCTCAGGAACTGAGAGGACCTGAAGACCCGCGAATAGTAAAAATCGACGATACCTTTTATATGACCTATACAGGATTTGGAAACCGCTTTCCCGGGGATTACCGGATCTGCCTGGCTACCAGCCGGGATCTGATTCACTGGGACCGAAAAGGGGTCC
This window of the Candidatus Neomarinimicrobiota bacterium genome carries:
- a CDS encoding zinc-dependent alcohol dehydrogenase family protein, with protein sequence MMKAIQFNGKSLNPIERDLRDPRSHEVLLRVQACGICGTDIKILKGESEASPPVILGHEFCGIVEETGTQVTSVKPGDSISVDPNIACGQCRFCRKGKVHLCENLTALGVNIDGGFATHCFVPESQCYHIPPDLPPEQAALMEPLSCALYGFQKAEIHSGDAVVVVGGGMIGLLMLKLVMLSPARMVLLVEPDESRRNSGISLGADAAFNPHDLRLQEKIRTLTRGGADCVIECVGNIQAVKTAYSLLNRGGHLILFGVPHPEESFALYPYELFKNDIRISGSFLNPETFQVAIDLVQSKKITLDDIEIKTFSLGEIKQAIENQTEHKSLKTVVTMKP